From the genome of Methanothrix soehngenii GP6:
GTGTCCTTCATATCATGAGAGGCGAGCCGCTGCCTGAGTATCTGCCCCCTTACTGGGTAGAGCTTTTCATGAACCTCACCGGGCATGAGCCCCTCTCTAATCCGGATATAGAGATGAGGGTCGGCACGAATACCGAGAACAGGATCAATAAAGAGCTCTCTGGGACTCTTCAGGGCCTGAAGGAAAAGATGAATGAGGTTCACGGCCTCTTTTAGATCGTCTTCGATCAGGTCCCGATCTTGATCGGCTCTACAATAGAGCGCAATGTGGATATGGCGGAGAGTGCGGCCAGATAGCTGGTTTTCGGATTTCGCGGCGAGGGGACGTTCTCCACCCGGGTAAAAAACCTGCCAAAATCGCCTTCCACCTCTATCTCGTGGCGGTTTACTCTTATATTCGGATCGGCGAATACCTTCACCAGCACCTCTTTCTCCCCCGCAGCAAGATAAAGGGTGGCGGCAACATTCACATTCGCGGGGAAGGCCCTTACCGCCTCGATTGCGCTGCCGGAAAAGATCTGGGTAGGACCGGAGAGGCTATCCAGGTCGATCCTATTCTCCATGATATAGGGCGCCCCTCTCAGGCCGCTGGGATTCTTGGTGGTGGTCAGGGTAACCCTTTCAATTCTCCCGGCGCGAGCGGACTTGAGGGCATCCAGGCCGGATATGGCTCCAGATGGTATGTAGACCTGAGAGCAGTGAGATTTGGCCAGGCTCTTGATCTCTCTGAATAGATCCATATCGGCAAGAGCCCCAACGCTCATTATCATCAGCCTTTTGCCCGCGGCCAATGCTGCCCTGGCGACTGCTGGGACCGCCTTCTGGGAGGCTGCCTCCACCACCACATCCGAAAGGCGAACCAATTCCGCAAGATCGGCTTTTTTCGTCTTATGCTGCAAGCTCTCGATGAGAGCGAGGGCAGTTTGAGGATTATGATCGCATACAGCAATCAGCTCTGCATCAACCACGCCAGAATCTATCGCTTTGGCGATCTCGGCCCCAATGGCACCGCATCCCACAAGCCCGACCTTGAGAGGCATCGCAGGTTATAAATCAATTAAGGATCAAAATCCTTGCGGTATGCTAAGGTCAGAGCTGGAGCGATTTATAGGTGAGGACCTAGGCGAATGGGATGATTCCAGCACTCTCATTCCAGAATTGACGGCTTGCGGGATCATCATCGCTAAGGAGGACTGCATCATCTCCGGGCTGGCGGAGGCGGTGGAGATCTTCCAGTATTTTGGCCTGAAATCCGAGCTGCTATTCGATGATGGCGAGTTTGTGCCAGCGATGAGCACTGTTTTAGAGGTAGTGGGCAGCGCGAGAAAAATCCTGCAGTCCGAAAGGCTGGTCCTAAACTTCATGGCTCGCATGAGCGGCATATCCACCCTCACCCGGGAGTGCGTTCTCCTGGCCGGGGGGGTGCGAGTGGCAGCCACGCGCAAGACCACCCCAGGATTTCGATTATTCGAGAAGAGAGCGGTCTATCTTGGAGGCGGCGACACCCATAGATTTAATCTATCCGATGCCATCCTCATAAAAGATAATCATATAATGATCCTCGGCCTGAAAGAATGCCTGCGCCGAGCTAAAGATAAATCCAGCTTCACCAAGAAGATCGAGGTGGAGATCGAGAGCCTTGAGGACATGCTCATAGCGGCAAAAGAGGGTGCGGATATCATCATGTTCGATAACATGGACCCCGCGAAGATAGCCGAGGGAGTTGATGTCTTGAAGAAGGAGGGTCTACGAGAGAGAGTGATTCTGGAGGCGTCAGGGGGCATCACCCTGGATAACATCAAGGATTACGGAAGAAGTGGGGTAGATGTTATATCGCTTGGTGCTCTCACCAAAAATGCTAGATGGATTGATTTGAGCCTGGAGATAGAGAACGATGAAGAGTGGAGAGCGAAGAGTGAAATCGCTTAAAAGAACCATTGACCTGCAGGATAGAGATATGGGCAAGAAGCAGCACCTCGATATTCTGCGCCTGGTCTGCCTGGCCGTCCTTATTCTTTTGCTGTCAACGGCCTTCATTGGAGCGGTCCAGGGGGCGGATGACGATGATGATGATGAGGTCACTTATAACGATTTCACCCTGGGGATCGGAGACAGAATAGACATCAGCAACTATCGAGCAGAACTCATTGAGATCCAGTCGGTCAAAGATGGCATAGCTGTCCTGCAGGTTTCCAGAACCGGAGGCGGACTGGACGAGCAGAGAGCATTCTTGGAGAACCGGGCCAATAACTTCGCCGGAGGAGCGGAGAAAGGGGGTATAACCCTTACGGTAGTAGATATCCTGGATGATGAGTCTGCCAGGGTGCGAATCGAGTACCAGGAGAGCCTGGGAACGCCCAGCAGACGGGCCTCGGACCGGCCTGTATCCTCCGGTGACAAGCCAGCCCTCACAGTCCAGAAGAGCTTTGACAAGAGCGAGATGAGTGTGGGGGATGAGGTCAAGGTCACAGTCACCATCATGAACAAGGGCACAGGCAAAGCACAGAACATAAAATTGGATGATGCACCACCCCTGCCGGAGTTCTCCTATGTGGCCGGCTATCCGCCCAAGATCAAGGATACCCTGGACCCTGGCCAGTCCGACTCGGCTGTATATATGATGAATGCCATAAAAGAGGGCACCATACGCGTCTCGGCCATACAGGTCAGCTACACCGACTCCAAGGATAACGTCCTATTGAACAGTTCTGAGCCTTTTGATATCGTCATCAATCCAAAGAGCGTGGCAGACCTGGCGATAAGGATGGAAGTACCTGGGCCGCTCCCTCTTGGCGGCACTGGAATGGCGAACATAAGCATAGAAAATGTTGGAAAGGCGCCTGCCACCAGAATCGAGGCCAAAGGGGACATAAAACCGCCAGTGGGGCTGGAGGCATCGGGCTTCGAGAGGAGCTTCTTTGAGATACCGCCAGGCGGCGAGGTCAATTACTCAGTAATGCTTTCGGGCAAGGACTCTGGTAACTATACCATTCACCTCAAGACCACATTCGATGGAGGAGACGGCTCTGCGATCAGAGAAGGATCTGCAGAGGTAGTGGTCCTAAAACGAGAGTATAAATATGAATATTTACTACTCCTTATCCCAATCATAATTATCGCTGCCTGGCTGTATAGGCGGCACAGAGAATATAAATATTAATAAAATTCCACAGTAAAGTGAGGCTGATATCATGCTTAACGTACTTATCCTTGGTGTAGGCCAATGCGGAAATAGAATACTGGACGCAGTGAACAAGGAAGCGATGGGTGGTGGGGGTGCCTCGAAGATCGCCAAGTACTGTCTCAAGCCCAAATTCCCCAGCCGGGTAGAGACGGTGGCGATCAACACGGCGATAAACGATCTCAAGGAGCTGAGATACACCACCGCCAAAGACAGATTGCATGTTCCGAACCTGCACGGCATGGGAGCCAACAGGAACGTGGGCAAGCAGGCCTTTATGGACAACCGGGACAGCATCATGGGAGAGATCGAGAAGAGAGGCGATTTTGATATAGCCTTCGTCCTCACCTCTACCTCTGGTGGAACGGGCTCCTCATTCTCGCCGCTCCTTATAAATGAGCTGAAGAGGCAGTACCCGAACATCACCGTGGTCACTGTGGCTATTCTTCCCTTCCGGGAGGAGGGCTCGATCTACCTCCAGAATGCTGCTTTCAGCATGAGGGAGCTGATGGAGCTGGACGCTGATGGCATCATCCTGGCAGACAATCAGTATATGAAAAGGTTTAGCGGCGACATTGCCAGCGCCTATGACAAGATCAACAGCACCATCGCCAAAAGATTGCTCTTCCTGATCGAATCTCTGGACAGTGAGATGCTCTCCGTTACCGATCTGGGTGACTTCAAGACGGTCATGAACGGCGGCCTGCGCATAGGCACCATGGGATACTATCAGGCAGATGGGAAGAACAACTCGGTCAAGGACGCCATCGAGAACAGTCTAAAGCCTAACAACCTCCTCTATCCGGCGAACGTGGCGGATGACGCCGCCAGGGCAATGGTCATAATCCAGGGCTCCAGGGAACATCTGGACGTGGATCAGATCACCAAAGAGGTGGAGAAGATCACCGCCAGCGCGGGGCATGTATTCAAGGGAATTGTGGTCAAGAAGGGCCATCCAAGAGTGCTCTCTGTATTCACATTGGCTGCTGCACCGGAGCTTGAATCCATCTATGCTCAGGCGGCAAGAGGGATGCAGGACGAGAAGGAGAAGAGGTCAAGGGCAAGAAAGCAGCTAGACGACGCATTCGCCCATATAGAGGATCTGGAAGAGATCTACTGAAGGCCGAACCGACTGTACATCAGGGCCTGCATTGGGCTCAGCTCCAGGGCCCTGGCTACCACGGTCCTCTCGGAAGGGCTCAGTGGATGCCTCTTTGCTGGTGGCAGGGGCAGAGCCTGCCGGGCATAGACCACTCCACCCTTCATCCGGGCACAGGTGAAGCTGCCGGCATCTCCTTCTATGAAGACCTCGCCCCCTCTCATCTCTGCACCTGTGAAGTCCTTCGTACTGCCTCTAACCAAGATCCTTCCTCCTCGCAATAGAACTGCTGTGTTCTCCTGAGCGCATCCTTCGACGATGATCTGGCCGGAGCGCATGAGTATGCCCGTGCTCATGCCTGCGTCTCCCTCCAGTTTGATGGTCTTGTCGGCGGGATTTCTTGCCCCCAGGGTATCCCTGAAAATCCCGTCCTCGATGAACAGACCCTGCTGGTCCAGATGATTCGGCTCCATCACATCCCACCCCTTTTCCAGAGCCTCGGTGATGGAGACGAACATTCGATATCCAGTCAGATCGCTATCAACCTCGATTACATTCCCCATGGGCTCACTGACCCTGCCGGAGACATAGATCGCGCCTCTGAGCATGCTTATCCCCATGCGCCGGCCCACGTCTCCCTCCACCACTATGCTGCCCGTCCCCTCTATCGGCCCGCCCTTTCCCCCCAGCCGGATGAGATCGACGCCCAGGCTGGAGCCCAGGCGGCTGCCAACATCCCCGGAGATATTCACCCTCTCCCCTTCACGGAGCGATTGCACGATCTGCCTGAGGCTAGCCTCCCCTATCTTCTGATCCATATCCAGCCTTGAGCCTTGATGCTGCCAATAAAAGTCAAATGTGAAGTCGCCAAGGCACTTCTCCCCTGAAGCCAGGATCTGGAGCATTGAAATATCACTTCGATGGAAGGAAGGCACTATCGGTCGCAATGCGTTTGGATACATTGATCCCGATAACGGTAATTAGAATAGCCCCAATAGCTGAGATGGCCAGCTTCTGTACCGATTCTACCATGCCAATGCCAAACTCCAGATCGGCATTGCTGGCCAGGATAAAGCTGCTGGTCGACCAGATGACCAGGCCGGTAGCCAGGATGAAGAAGAGGTAAGATATGGTGCGAGCGTCTCTTATACCCTCCATATACATATCCATGACCTTGCCCAGATTCACGCATAAGGCAGCAGCCATGTACCACCAGATGCTCTCGTAGAGATAGATCATGATCAAGGTGAAGTATCCAGGAAAGGTGGGCTCATGGAAGTACTGCCAGAAGTATGCCACTCCATTTACGGTGGCTATGACCACCAGCATTGCCGCCAGGATATAGGTTATAAAGGCTATCTTCCGGGCATAAAGGGATTTCTTGAGCGTCTGCTTTGCCTCCTCCATGGAGTCGTCCAGGCCCAGCCCCCGGAATAAGAGATACAGACCCACCGAGCCTGTGATGGCCACTATCGCCCAGCTGGGGTAGCCGATCAGGCTGAAGAATGCAAACATGAGCAGAGCCAATGCAGGAGGAATGAATAACGTATGGCTGAGCTTGGGGTCGGTGAAGAGCTGCTTTAAAAGGTAGTAGGTGCTCTCCAGGTTGGGGCTCTGCTTGACCAAAACCCGACGCACTCCTTCTACCTTGATCCGGGAGGTGATGATGGGCAAGATGGCCTCGTCCTCCGCCCCGTCAGAGACCACAACCACCCCTTGAGGATGCAAGCGCGCCAACAGATCCTCCAGCTGAGAGGCAATTTTGCTGTCTGAGATCAGGCCGACCTTCAGGTCTCCTGCAATAGAGGCGATCTCCACATTCCTGCCTGATGCAGCAATCTCATCAAAGGTTTTGATGCCACCGAATATGGTGTTGACGTCCGAGTCCTCCGGGTCAGACATGCCCAACTTCAGGGCGGCCTCTATATTGGCCTCTCTGCCCACGACGGGGGTTATCACCCCGCCCTTGCGGCCCAGGTCATTGTCCCGATCTATGCAGAGCACAAGGACATCCATGGTCTACTATTTGAAAAGATTGTACTTAAAGGATTCTGTGATCAAACAGCAAAGAGAAAAGATCCGGCCATATCCAAAAAATATTTATTTTAATAAAGCCAATGGATGGCTATGAGAAGACTAATCTTATGCATTGCAATTTCTCTAGTGCTCCTGGTCTCCTTTGCCAGTGCCTTTACCATTGACATGGCGGAGACGCAAAAGCAAATCGATACGTACAACCGGAATATCGATCGAGCGCCAGAGGTTCTGAAAACCATTTTGGGCGATGAGAAGATCAACCTGGAAGTACTCCGAAAAAATGCCAGCACCTTCCAGGTAGGCTTGGATGTGAAATCAGCGAGAATAGACAGATTAATTGAAGGAGGCTGGGACGATCCATCAATCACCATAACTGCCTCAGAGGAGGCAATAGACAATGTCAGACTGTCAAAGGATCCGATCGGAGCCTTTGAAAAAGAGAGGGATGCTGGCAGTATCACCTTCGAGGCAAATAATCTGATCTCCAGGGCCAAATTGAAGGCCGCTTTCTCCAGCACCTCTGTCCTGCAGTTCGGTTACGACACATTCTTCGGCTAGCGGGCAAGGTCAATATTCTCTTTTATTATTTTTAAGGCACAGAAATCCCCGCACATGGTACAGACCTCTGCATCCGAGGGGGTTCTATCAGCCCGGACCAGCTTTGCAGTCTCAGGATCTATGGCCAGTTGGAACTGCTTCTCCCAGAGCATATCCCTCCGCGCCCTTCCCATATCCAGA
Proteins encoded in this window:
- a CDS encoding aspartate dehydrogenase; the protein is MPLKVGLVGCGAIGAEIAKAIDSGVVDAELIAVCDHNPQTALALIESLQHKTKKADLAELVRLSDVVVEAASQKAVPAVARAALAAGKRLMIMSVGALADMDLFREIKSLAKSHCSQVYIPSGAISGLDALKSARAGRIERVTLTTTKNPSGLRGAPYIMENRIDLDSLSGPTQIFSGSAIEAVRAFPANVNVAATLYLAAGEKEVLVKVFADPNIRVNRHEIEVEGDFGRFFTRVENVPSPRNPKTSYLAALSAISTLRSIVEPIKIGT
- the nadC gene encoding carboxylating nicotinate-nucleotide diphosphorylase; its protein translation is MLRSELERFIGEDLGEWDDSSTLIPELTACGIIIAKEDCIISGLAEAVEIFQYFGLKSELLFDDGEFVPAMSTVLEVVGSARKILQSERLVLNFMARMSGISTLTRECVLLAGGVRVAATRKTTPGFRLFEKRAVYLGGGDTHRFNLSDAILIKDNHIMILGLKECLRRAKDKSSFTKKIEVEIESLEDMLIAAKEGADIIMFDNMDPAKIAEGVDVLKKEGLRERVILEASGGITLDNIKDYGRSGVDVISLGALTKNARWIDLSLEIENDEEWRAKSEIA
- a CDS encoding COG1361 family protein — its product is MKSGERRVKSLKRTIDLQDRDMGKKQHLDILRLVCLAVLILLLSTAFIGAVQGADDDDDDEVTYNDFTLGIGDRIDISNYRAELIEIQSVKDGIAVLQVSRTGGGLDEQRAFLENRANNFAGGAEKGGITLTVVDILDDESARVRIEYQESLGTPSRRASDRPVSSGDKPALTVQKSFDKSEMSVGDEVKVTVTIMNKGTGKAQNIKLDDAPPLPEFSYVAGYPPKIKDTLDPGQSDSAVYMMNAIKEGTIRVSAIQVSYTDSKDNVLLNSSEPFDIVINPKSVADLAIRMEVPGPLPLGGTGMANISIENVGKAPATRIEAKGDIKPPVGLEASGFERSFFEIPPGGEVNYSVMLSGKDSGNYTIHLKTTFDGGDGSAIREGSAEVVVLKREYKYEYLLLLIPIIIIAAWLYRRHREYKY
- a CDS encoding FtsZ/tubulin family protein is translated as MLNVLILGVGQCGNRILDAVNKEAMGGGGASKIAKYCLKPKFPSRVETVAINTAINDLKELRYTTAKDRLHVPNLHGMGANRNVGKQAFMDNRDSIMGEIEKRGDFDIAFVLTSTSGGTGSSFSPLLINELKRQYPNITVVTVAILPFREEGSIYLQNAAFSMRELMELDADGIILADNQYMKRFSGDIASAYDKINSTIAKRLLFLIESLDSEMLSVTDLGDFKTVMNGGLRIGTMGYYQADGKNNSVKDAIENSLKPNNLLYPANVADDAARAMVIIQGSREHLDVDQITKEVEKITASAGHVFKGIVVKKGHPRVLSVFTLAAAPELESIYAQAARGMQDEKEKRSRARKQLDDAFAHIEDLEEIY
- a CDS encoding tributyrin esterase, which translates into the protein MLQILASGEKCLGDFTFDFYWQHQGSRLDMDQKIGEASLRQIVQSLREGERVNISGDVGSRLGSSLGVDLIRLGGKGGPIEGTGSIVVEGDVGRRMGISMLRGAIYVSGRVSEPMGNVIEVDSDLTGYRMFVSITEALEKGWDVMEPNHLDQQGLFIEDGIFRDTLGARNPADKTIKLEGDAGMSTGILMRSGQIIVEGCAQENTAVLLRGGRILVRGSTKDFTGAEMRGGEVFIEGDAGSFTCARMKGGVVYARQALPLPPAKRHPLSPSERTVVARALELSPMQALMYSRFGLQ
- a CDS encoding DUF373 family protein, with product MDVLVLCIDRDNDLGRKGGVITPVVGREANIEAALKLGMSDPEDSDVNTIFGGIKTFDEIAASGRNVEIASIAGDLKVGLISDSKIASQLEDLLARLHPQGVVVVSDGAEDEAILPIITSRIKVEGVRRVLVKQSPNLESTYYLLKQLFTDPKLSHTLFIPPALALLMFAFFSLIGYPSWAIVAITGSVGLYLLFRGLGLDDSMEEAKQTLKKSLYARKIAFITYILAAMLVVIATVNGVAYFWQYFHEPTFPGYFTLIMIYLYESIWWYMAAALCVNLGKVMDMYMEGIRDARTISYLFFILATGLVIWSTSSFILASNADLEFGIGMVESVQKLAISAIGAILITVIGINVSKRIATDSAFLPSK